A genomic stretch from Frigoribacterium sp. PvP032 includes:
- a CDS encoding ABC transporter permease gives MSVLPRTRTPLARLVHTRLRAPELVAAVALCLVVVAAVAPGLLAPADPLAVSPTDAFTPPSLAHPFGTDESGRGIWTRMVHGAGASLSIGVAATIIGTGLGVVLGVAAGFGGGRLPGRVADVAVSRLLEVMFALPGLLLALVVIAFTGPGALPATVAVGLATAPGYARIVRSQVVRVRRSAMVEAAVVLGRRPGVVLWRHVLPNALAPVVVLATLGLGQAVVWASSLSYLGLGAPPPAPEWGAMLSAGRLYVTSAWWMTVFPGLAVVLTAASATVLGRGLARRGGGAS, from the coding sequence GTGAGCGTCCTGCCGCGCACCCGGACGCCTCTCGCCCGCCTGGTCCACACCCGGCTCCGCGCCCCCGAGCTCGTCGCCGCCGTCGCCCTCTGCCTCGTCGTCGTGGCGGCCGTCGCGCCCGGCCTGCTCGCCCCCGCCGATCCCCTGGCGGTCTCGCCGACGGACGCGTTCACGCCCCCGTCGCTCGCGCACCCGTTCGGCACCGACGAGTCCGGCCGGGGCATCTGGACGCGCATGGTGCACGGCGCCGGCGCCAGCCTGTCGATCGGCGTCGCTGCCACGATCATCGGCACGGGCCTCGGCGTCGTCCTCGGCGTGGCCGCGGGCTTCGGGGGCGGCCGCCTGCCGGGGCGAGTGGCGGACGTGGCGGTGTCGCGCCTCCTCGAGGTCATGTTCGCCCTGCCGGGGCTGCTGCTCGCGCTCGTCGTGATCGCGTTCACGGGGCCGGGCGCCCTGCCCGCGACCGTCGCGGTGGGGCTCGCGACGGCACCGGGCTACGCGCGCATCGTGCGCAGCCAGGTCGTGCGCGTCCGTCGCTCGGCGATGGTCGAGGCGGCCGTCGTGCTGGGCCGCCGTCCGGGCGTCGTGCTCTGGCGACACGTCCTGCCGAACGCGCTCGCACCCGTCGTCGTGCTCGCGACGCTGGGCCTCGGCCAGGCGGTCGTCTGGGCGTCGTCGCTGAGCTACCTCGGGCTCGGGGCCCCGCCTCCTGCACCGGAGTGGGGCGCGATGCTCTCGGCTGGCCGGCTCTACGTCACGAGCGCGTGGTGGATGACCGTGTTCCCCGGGCTCGCCGTCGTGCTCACCGCAGCCTCGGCGACCGTGCTCGGCAGAGGACTCGCACGCCGGGGCGGAGGAGCCTCGTGA
- a CDS encoding ABC transporter ATP-binding protein has product MTAAAPLLVVDDLRVSFGSGPVVDGVSFSLAAGECVAIVGESGSGKSVTARALLGLPGGTVASRRLTLGDTDLGSLREAGWRRVRGARVGLVLQDALVSLDPLRPIGREIDDALRLHTRLTPRQRRERALEVLAEVGMPDPEARLGSRSGELSGGLRQRALIAAALAVRPELVVADEPTTALDAEVQRVVVDRLRALRDGGTAVLMISHDLGVVRRLADRVVVMRAGEVVETGPTAAVLDAPQHEYTRMLVAALPGGAPRGARLSAPAAAASPPAPTPAPASPPAPTPAPAPQAPLHPAVSSSMNRVPNHEPGHVPVHGSERGSSSATPASVVLAASGLRRVFAGRRGAPDRVAVDDVSLELRAGETLGLVGASGSGKTTTARLLLGLDDPDAGTVELLGEAWAPLRERERRARRPLLGAIYQDPASSFDPRLPVGRLLADALTSGERTRVGGGALRRDVLALLDRVGLAADLVDRGTASLSGGQRQRVAIARALAPRPQVIVCDEPVSALDVSVQAQVLDLLDDLQREEGLAYLFISHDLDVVGHMADRVAVMQDGRVVEQGRTTEVFAAPQHEHTRALLAARP; this is encoded by the coding sequence GTGACCGCCGCCGCTCCCCTGCTCGTCGTCGACGACCTCCGGGTCTCGTTCGGCTCCGGCCCGGTCGTCGACGGTGTCTCGTTCTCCCTCGCGGCCGGCGAGTGCGTGGCGATCGTGGGCGAGTCGGGCTCGGGCAAGAGCGTGACGGCGCGGGCCCTGCTCGGGCTCCCCGGCGGGACGGTCGCCTCCCGCCGTCTGACGCTCGGCGACACGGACCTGGGCAGCCTGCGCGAGGCAGGCTGGCGACGCGTGCGCGGCGCCCGCGTGGGCCTCGTCCTGCAGGACGCCCTCGTCTCGCTCGACCCCCTCCGCCCGATCGGCCGCGAGATCGACGACGCCCTGCGGCTGCACACCCGCCTGACCCCGCGACAGCGACGGGAACGGGCCCTGGAGGTGCTGGCCGAGGTGGGCATGCCCGACCCGGAGGCGCGGCTCGGCTCCCGCTCCGGCGAGCTGTCGGGCGGGCTGCGACAGCGGGCGCTGATCGCGGCGGCCCTCGCCGTGCGCCCCGAGCTGGTCGTCGCCGACGAGCCGACCACGGCGCTCGACGCCGAGGTGCAGCGGGTCGTCGTCGACCGGCTGCGGGCGCTGCGCGACGGCGGCACCGCCGTGCTGATGATCAGCCACGACCTCGGCGTCGTGCGGCGCCTGGCCGACCGCGTGGTCGTGATGCGGGCGGGCGAGGTCGTCGAGACGGGGCCGACGGCCGCCGTGCTCGACGCACCGCAGCACGAGTACACGCGGATGCTGGTCGCCGCCCTGCCGGGCGGTGCGCCCCGCGGTGCGCGGCTCTCCGCGCCGGCCGCTGCCGCCTCCCCGCCGGCACCGACGCCCGCGCCCGCGTCCCCGCCGGCACCAACGCCCGCGCCCGCGCCTCAGGCGCCGCTTCACCCAGCCGTGTCCTCCTCCATGAACCGCGTTCCGAACCATGAACCGGGACATGTCCCGGTTCATGGTTCGGAACGTGGTTCATCGTCGGCGACGCCCGCGTCGGTCGTGCTCGCCGCGAGCGGGCTCCGCCGCGTGTTCGCGGGCCGCCGCGGCGCACCCGACAGGGTCGCCGTCGACGACGTCTCCCTCGAGCTGCGCGCGGGCGAGACACTCGGCCTGGTGGGCGCCTCCGGGAGCGGCAAGACGACGACCGCGCGCCTCCTGCTCGGGCTGGACGACCCTGACGCCGGCACGGTCGAGCTGCTCGGCGAGGCGTGGGCACCCCTCCGCGAACGGGAACGCCGCGCACGGCGTCCGCTGCTCGGCGCGATCTACCAGGACCCGGCGAGCTCGTTCGACCCCCGGCTGCCCGTGGGCCGGCTCCTCGCCGACGCGCTCACGAGCGGCGAGCGCACGCGCGTCGGCGGCGGCGCGCTCCGTCGCGACGTGCTCGCCCTGCTCGACCGTGTCGGGCTCGCGGCCGACCTCGTCGACCGGGGCACCGCTTCCTTGTCGGGAGGTCAGCGGCAGCGCGTGGCCATCGCCCGTGCCCTCGCGCCGCGCCCGCAGGTGATCGTCTGCGACGAGCCGGTGTCAGCACTCGACGTCTCGGTGCAGGCGCAGGTGCTCGACCTGCTCGACGACCTGCAACGCGAGGAGGGGCTCGCCTACCTGTTCATCTCGCACGACCTCGACGTGGTCGGGCACATGGCCGACCGCGTCGCCGTGATGCAGGACGGCCGGGTCGTCGAGCAGGGCCGCACGACAGAGGTCTTCGCGGCGCCGCAGCACGAGCACACGCGGGCGCTGCTGGCCGCGCGTCCCTAG
- a CDS encoding ABC transporter permease codes for MTLPVPTEAGRDARPGRRARLTRAAGRGRVSSAARWLLGRVVGGVVVLWAVATMVFFAIRLVPGDPAEAILGGPGSQASAEALALVREQYGLDDPLLLQYLAQLGRLATGDLGTSYSLRTDVGALLLDQLPGTIVLAACALVVAWLIALGTAWWATLGGRVAAAVSSGLEVVAAAVPHFWLGSVLVLVLSTQLGLLPPVSTGTPIGLVLPVVTLAVPVAGFLGQVTRDSLLDAASSPFALSARARGESTSGLFGRHLLRHAALPGLALSGWAFGSLLSGAVVVESVFARPGLGRTLLGAVTLRDIPLVTGVALVSALSYVVVVALGDLAERLVDPRERAS; via the coding sequence ATGACGCTTCCCGTACCGACTGAGGCGGGGCGCGACGCGCGGCCGGGCCGCCGCGCACGCCTGACGCGGGCCGCCGGGAGAGGTCGCGTCTCCTCGGCGGCCCGGTGGCTGCTCGGTCGCGTCGTCGGCGGCGTCGTCGTGCTCTGGGCGGTCGCCACGATGGTCTTCTTCGCGATCCGCCTGGTGCCCGGCGACCCGGCCGAGGCGATCCTCGGCGGGCCGGGCTCGCAGGCGTCGGCGGAGGCGCTGGCCCTGGTGCGGGAGCAGTACGGGCTGGACGACCCGCTCCTCCTGCAGTACCTGGCCCAGCTCGGCCGGCTGGCCACGGGCGACCTCGGCACGTCGTACTCGCTGCGCACCGACGTCGGCGCCCTGCTGCTCGACCAGCTCCCCGGCACGATCGTGCTGGCCGCGTGTGCGCTCGTGGTCGCGTGGCTGATCGCGCTCGGGACCGCCTGGTGGGCGACGCTGGGCGGCCGCGTGGCCGCCGCGGTCTCGTCCGGCCTCGAGGTCGTCGCGGCCGCGGTGCCGCACTTCTGGCTGGGCAGCGTGCTCGTGCTGGTGCTCAGCACCCAGCTCGGCCTGCTCCCGCCGGTGAGCACCGGCACGCCGATCGGGCTCGTGCTGCCCGTCGTCACGCTCGCCGTGCCGGTGGCAGGGTTCCTCGGCCAGGTGACCCGCGACTCCCTGCTCGACGCGGCGTCGTCGCCCTTCGCCCTGTCCGCGCGTGCCAGGGGCGAGTCGACCTCCGGGCTCTTCGGACGGCACCTGCTGCGGCACGCCGCGCTGCCCGGCCTGGCGCTCTCCGGCTGGGCCTTCGGCTCGCTGCTCAGCGGTGCCGTCGTCGTCGAGTCCGTCTTCGCCCGGCCGGGTCTCGGCCGCACGCTGCTCGGCGCCGTGACGCTGCGGGACATCCCGCTGGTCACCGGGGTCGCCCTCGTCTCCGCCCTGTCGTACGTCGTGGTCGTCGCGCTCGGCGACCTGGCCGAGCGGCTCGTCGATCCTCGGGAGCGAGCGTCGTGA